A window of Thermoleophilia bacterium contains these coding sequences:
- a CDS encoding 4Fe-4S dicluster domain-containing protein, with product MGKKAFVINIARCNGCYACQIACKDEHVGNDWTPYAKPQPDTGQFWLKLNDYVRGTVPKVKLHYVPVLCQHCDNAPCIAECPVDGGIYKRDDGLVIIDPEKCTGCRSCVLSCPYGAIYFNDDLLIAQKCTGCAHLLDDGWEVPRCVDVCPTDAMRFGDEEEFAAEIAKAILLEPGDKTKPRVYYLNMPKKFVAGLVYDPVEKEIVKQAKCTLVNTKTGEERVVYTDGFGDFWFHDLDEGTYSLTIEKEGFAPASWPTLEVTTDVNLGEIPLSR from the coding sequence GTGGGCAAGAAGGCGTTTGTTATCAACATAGCCCGGTGTAACGGCTGCTACGCGTGCCAGATAGCGTGCAAGGACGAGCACGTGGGTAACGACTGGACCCCGTATGCTAAGCCGCAACCCGATACCGGTCAGTTCTGGCTGAAGCTTAACGACTACGTACGCGGCACTGTCCCCAAAGTTAAGCTGCACTACGTGCCGGTGCTCTGCCAGCACTGCGACAATGCTCCATGCATTGCTGAGTGCCCGGTGGATGGCGGCATCTACAAGCGGGATGATGGTTTGGTAATCATTGACCCAGAGAAGTGCACAGGCTGCAGAAGCTGCGTGCTTTCGTGCCCTTACGGAGCCATCTACTTTAACGATGATCTCCTCATTGCCCAAAAGTGCACGGGCTGCGCTCACTTGCTTGACGACGGCTGGGAAGTTCCGCGCTGCGTAGACGTGTGCCCCACCGACGCTATGCGATTTGGCGATGAGGAAGAGTTTGCGGCCGAGATAGCCAAGGCCATCCTCCTTGAACCCGGAGACAAGACCAAGCCGCGCGTTTACTACCTCAACATGCCCAAGAAGTTCGTGGCTGGCCTGGTGTATGATCCGGTCGAGAAGGAGATCGTAAAGCAGGCCAAATGCACCCTGGTTAACACCAAGACCGGGGAGGAGCGGGTGGTCTACACCGACGGCTTTGGGGACTTTTGGTTCCACGATCTAGACGAGGGAACCTATTCTCTGACCATAGAGAAAGAGGGTTTCGCCCCCGCCAGCTGGCCGACGCTTGAAGTGACTACTGACGTCAACCTGGGAGAGATACCTCTCTCGAGGTAA
- a CDS encoding molybdopterin-dependent oxidoreductase has product MSSTKKRTVGEKAVIKGLGQCSFTRNGDPAVVDVKNGKILRIRPLHLEEKYTREEIKPWRIEKDGKVLEPKLKSYLAPYMIAYKKRVYSPNRILYPLIREDWDPNGAPGSVGPGGRNTQNRGKSKYKRISWDEATTIIANEIKRICDTYGPLAVCCHGDGHGETKLVHGPHSCHMLLMEKMGGYTQAVRNADSWEGWYWGAEHVWGEGAQGHSTDMDNVLYDITQHTQMLIAIGCDLETTPWGFGGQFPSTVCYFWNDIGIKQISIAPDLNYYAGVHADKWIPILPNTDAALYLAIAYTWITEGTYDKEYVDTHVVGFDKFRAYVMGEEDGVPKTPAWAAEKTGVSEWTIKALAREWAEKVTSTLHFYGGSYQRGPYSHEPARLEVCLMAMQGLGKPGQHIYNKMADGLTQHDLPVGIAKLRLDVLRGQIWSGRALLKLGKQIIPKTQFHQAVLEGKIESWGSTSLYAHIDDQFKKYTYPIPKEEGGTEIHMLWMDNPCRTTCWNNSMESVQAFRSPKLECIVVQHPWLENDTVFADIILPINTKLEEEDFAQISSVAPMNGIALEEQAIAPLGESKSDYEAVGEVAKKLGKYEEYTDGLSIQDKIKWAYEASGVAHLISWEELQEKKYYYIPTEDNWERYPAGLYKFYKDPEAYPLKTPSGKLEFYSERLAKHFPDDEERPPIPKWIEKGPSHDERLSSERAKKYPLLMVSNHGRWRTHAENDDITWLREIRTCKVRGWDGYLYEPVWIHPKDAEARGIKNGDIVKIFNERGTVLGGAIVWERIMPGVVSQDHGARADFISTEPGNSIDRGGANNLISPANGTSKNCWGMATSGFLVEVQKVTMEEMEEWRKKYPEAFERDYDPAAGLRFTSWIKGEE; this is encoded by the coding sequence TTGTCAAGTACAAAGAAAAGAACAGTCGGGGAAAAGGCGGTCATAAAGGGTCTGGGCCAATGTTCTTTTACGCGAAACGGCGATCCAGCTGTAGTCGACGTTAAGAACGGCAAGATCCTGCGCATAAGGCCGCTACATCTCGAGGAGAAGTACACCCGCGAAGAAATCAAGCCTTGGCGAATCGAGAAGGACGGCAAGGTTCTGGAGCCCAAGCTCAAGAGCTACCTTGCTCCGTACATGATCGCCTACAAGAAGCGGGTTTACTCTCCCAACCGTATCCTCTATCCGCTCATCCGCGAAGACTGGGATCCGAATGGCGCGCCTGGATCTGTAGGTCCGGGCGGCCGCAATACCCAGAACCGCGGAAAGAGCAAGTACAAGCGCATTTCCTGGGACGAAGCCACCACGATTATTGCCAACGAGATTAAGCGCATCTGCGACACCTACGGTCCCCTTGCCGTCTGCTGCCACGGCGACGGACACGGCGAGACCAAGCTTGTCCACGGGCCGCATTCCTGCCACATGCTACTTATGGAGAAGATGGGCGGCTACACCCAGGCAGTGCGTAATGCTGACAGCTGGGAAGGCTGGTATTGGGGGGCGGAGCATGTGTGGGGCGAAGGCGCCCAAGGTCACAGCACCGACATGGACAACGTCCTTTACGACATAACGCAGCACACCCAGATGCTGATAGCTATCGGGTGTGACTTGGAGACTACCCCCTGGGGCTTTGGTGGGCAATTCCCGAGCACTGTGTGCTATTTCTGGAACGACATCGGGATCAAGCAGATCTCTATTGCTCCTGATCTCAATTACTACGCTGGGGTTCATGCCGACAAGTGGATCCCAATTCTTCCCAACACCGACGCCGCTCTGTACCTAGCCATCGCTTACACGTGGATCACCGAGGGCACTTACGACAAGGAATACGTCGACACTCACGTTGTGGGCTTCGACAAGTTCCGCGCATACGTAATGGGCGAAGAGGATGGAGTTCCCAAGACTCCCGCCTGGGCTGCGGAAAAGACCGGGGTATCCGAGTGGACTATAAAGGCCCTAGCCCGCGAGTGGGCAGAGAAGGTCACCTCTACCCTGCACTTCTACGGCGGTTCGTATCAGCGCGGCCCCTACTCGCATGAGCCAGCCCGGCTTGAGGTCTGCCTGATGGCCATGCAGGGCTTGGGCAAGCCCGGGCAGCATATCTACAACAAGATGGCCGACGGTCTCACCCAGCATGACCTGCCAGTAGGAATCGCAAAGCTGCGCTTGGACGTGCTGCGCGGTCAGATATGGAGCGGACGCGCCCTACTCAAGCTAGGCAAGCAAATCATTCCCAAGACTCAGTTCCATCAGGCTGTGCTCGAAGGCAAGATAGAGTCCTGGGGAAGCACTTCTCTTTACGCTCACATAGACGACCAGTTCAAAAAATACACTTATCCCATTCCCAAAGAAGAAGGCGGCACCGAGATCCACATGCTTTGGATGGACAACCCTTGCCGCACTACTTGCTGGAACAACAGTATGGAGTCTGTCCAGGCTTTCCGCAGTCCCAAGCTTGAGTGCATTGTGGTTCAGCACCCGTGGCTTGAAAACGATACGGTGTTTGCCGACATCATCTTGCCGATAAACACCAAGCTCGAGGAGGAAGACTTCGCTCAAATAAGCAGCGTCGCTCCCATGAACGGGATCGCTCTTGAGGAGCAGGCCATCGCTCCTTTGGGTGAGTCAAAGAGCGACTATGAAGCTGTGGGCGAAGTAGCCAAGAAGCTCGGCAAGTATGAAGAGTACACCGACGGCCTTTCCATTCAGGACAAGATCAAGTGGGCCTACGAAGCGTCCGGAGTAGCGCACCTAATTTCGTGGGAGGAGTTGCAGGAGAAGAAGTACTACTACATCCCCACCGAGGACAACTGGGAACGCTACCCGGCTGGACTATACAAGTTCTACAAGGATCCCGAGGCCTACCCGCTTAAGACACCCAGCGGCAAGCTTGAGTTCTACTCGGAGCGCTTGGCGAAACACTTCCCAGATGATGAGGAAAGGCCACCCATTCCCAAGTGGATCGAGAAGGGCCCAAGCCACGATGAGCGGCTTTCCAGCGAGCGAGCCAAGAAGTATCCGCTTCTTATGGTAAGCAACCATGGGCGTTGGCGCACTCATGCCGAGAATGATGACATTACCTGGCTGCGGGAAATCCGCACCTGCAAGGTCAGAGGCTGGGACGGCTACCTCTACGAGCCGGTGTGGATCCATCCCAAGGATGCCGAGGCCCGGGGCATCAAGAACGGCGACATCGTCAAGATCTTTAACGAGCGCGGTACCGTGCTCGGCGGAGCCATTGTTTGGGAACGCATCATGCCGGGAGTTGTTTCTCAGGACCATGGAGCGCGCGCAGACTTCATCTCCACCGAGCCGGGCAACTCCATCGACCGCGGCGGAGCGAACAACCTCATCTCTCCTGCTAATGGCACATCCAAGAATTGCTGGGGCATGGCCACCAGCGGCTTCTTGGTAGAGGTGCAAAAGGTGACCATGGAAGAGATGGAGGAATGGCGCAAGAAGTATCCCGAAGCCTTCGAGCGGGATTACGACCCGGCAGCCGGACTGCGGTTTACGAGCTGGATTAAAGGAGAAGAATAA
- a CDS encoding MFS transporter translates to MQLASRPGYRWVILVLGFLGIFGAAGLSRFGYSAVLPDMQRALNLSGAQAGSLASWNLAGYAIMALAGGFLAARLGARKVVTAGMFITGVGLFATAWVDGLVEASAYRFVTGLGNGMVMAPSVALLSSWFPTQQRGLASAFASSGTGLGLVVAGPTVPALVQAYSQNGWRVAWYLFAAVATFMGVLTLIFGRDRPQNQLAGTASTTSSSKSRDRQTEVVGSSLRSDLRAVLGSSYSWHLGLIYFMYGFSYLIYYTFFQKRLTVDLGVQPTTAGSLFLLAGLASIVCGVLWGVVSDRLGRGAALALVLGVQATASLLFAIRPTMATLVISALIFGSAVFSVPGLIGAACGDRFGSRLAFASLGFVSVFIGAGQATGPYVGGVLEDIFGSLGASYLLAAGVAAVGSVAAILLPDARQRTPGQRQPAPG, encoded by the coding sequence TTGCAGCTAGCAAGTCGTCCCGGCTACCGCTGGGTCATTCTGGTCTTGGGTTTTTTAGGAATCTTTGGAGCTGCTGGGCTTAGTCGCTTTGGCTATAGTGCTGTTCTACCCGACATGCAAAGAGCCCTTAACCTCAGCGGCGCTCAAGCTGGATCTCTGGCTTCTTGGAATCTGGCTGGCTACGCCATCATGGCCTTGGCCGGAGGGTTTCTCGCCGCCCGTCTGGGCGCTCGCAAGGTTGTAACCGCAGGCATGTTTATTACCGGCGTTGGACTGTTCGCCACTGCATGGGTGGACGGCCTCGTCGAAGCTTCCGCTTACCGGTTTGTTACTGGGCTGGGAAACGGCATGGTCATGGCACCGTCGGTTGCGCTACTTTCCAGCTGGTTTCCCACCCAGCAGCGTGGATTAGCTTCGGCGTTTGCCTCCTCAGGCACTGGGCTGGGTCTTGTAGTTGCGGGGCCCACAGTCCCTGCCCTGGTCCAGGCTTACTCTCAAAATGGCTGGCGCGTGGCCTGGTATCTGTTTGCCGCGGTTGCTACGTTCATGGGAGTGCTCACACTGATCTTTGGGCGCGATCGGCCCCAAAACCAGTTGGCTGGCACCGCCAGCACAACTAGCAGCTCAAAATCTCGCGATAGACAGACAGAGGTTGTGGGGTCGAGTCTTAGATCTGATCTTCGTGCGGTCTTGGGCTCTTCTTATTCCTGGCATCTAGGCCTGATCTACTTCATGTATGGTTTCTCGTACCTCATCTACTACACCTTTTTCCAGAAACGGTTGACAGTGGACCTGGGGGTACAGCCGACAACAGCGGGTAGTCTATTCTTGCTTGCCGGGCTGGCCAGCATCGTGTGCGGAGTGTTGTGGGGCGTAGTCTCAGATCGTTTGGGCCGCGGAGCTGCACTGGCCCTTGTGTTAGGCGTACAGGCGACTGCTTCGCTGCTTTTTGCCATCCGTCCCACCATGGCTACGCTGGTGATTTCCGCCCTAATCTTCGGTTCTGCTGTATTCAGTGTGCCTGGACTTATCGGTGCGGCCTGTGGTGACCGTTTTGGCAGCCGACTTGCCTTCGCCTCGCTCGGCTTTGTCAGTGTCTTCATCGGAGCAGGGCAAGCCACCGGACCGTACGTGGGAGGAGTACTTGAAGACATCTTCGGTTCTCTAGGTGCGTCCTACCTTCTTGCTGCCGGGGTCGCCGCTGTGGGGTCTGTTGCCGCCATCCTGCTGCCTGATGCCCGGCAGAGAACACCCGGGCAGAGACAGCCAGCACCCGGTTAG
- a CDS encoding acetate/propionate family kinase, translating into MAHSGTNKARADSQGTQTILCINTGSSSIKFHLYEMGSPACGPGKCEPGGCKPGKREPGEGSLSSSALRAIRASALGCEELLAKGAVEGVGQEHGRLWFVDAQGQPLADKSLFRVDQDQAVCEALRVLSAGGLPSIEAVGHRIVHGGPKRFAPEIVTEELLAYLRAHSAWAPLHIPASIRVMETLRREQPDLPQVACFDTAFHARMPEVARRLPLPRELYERGVYKYGFHGLSYEYLLGALGEQAQGKLIMAHLGNGASMVACRDGVPLDTTMGMTPLGGIMMGTRAGDLDPGVLIYLLREANLNAESLEKLLAKDSGLKGVSGETSDMKTLLELRAQGNAEASLAVEMFAYIARKAVGALAAVLGGLDCLVFTGGIGENAAAVRALLCEGLDYLGVRLDPRKNAHGETVISSDDSSCLVMVIPTNEEIVIARHTFALLFGSRSSLKEGTL; encoded by the coding sequence ATGGCCCACAGCGGTACGAACAAGGCTCGGGCCGATTCACAGGGCACCCAGACGATTCTTTGCATAAACACTGGGTCCTCTTCCATTAAGTTTCATCTCTACGAAATGGGTTCCCCTGCTTGTGGACCTGGCAAATGTGAACCTGGCGGATGCAAGCCTGGCAAACGTGAACCTGGCGAAGGTAGTCTCTCTTCTAGTGCACTTCGTGCCATCCGTGCGTCAGCTCTTGGCTGCGAAGAACTTCTTGCCAAGGGAGCGGTCGAGGGGGTCGGGCAGGAACACGGCCGCCTGTGGTTTGTTGATGCCCAAGGTCAACCTCTGGCGGACAAGTCGCTCTTTCGGGTGGACCAAGACCAGGCGGTGTGCGAGGCTCTCAGAGTTCTCTCGGCCGGTGGATTGCCTTCCATCGAGGCAGTCGGCCATCGGATAGTTCACGGCGGCCCGAAACGGTTTGCCCCGGAGATAGTGACTGAGGAACTTCTTGCATACCTGCGAGCTCACTCTGCTTGGGCCCCGCTACACATCCCGGCGAGCATCCGGGTAATGGAGACCTTGCGACGTGAGCAACCGGACCTTCCCCAGGTGGCATGCTTCGATACTGCCTTTCACGCTCGCATGCCTGAGGTTGCGCGCCGTCTTCCCTTGCCACGGGAGTTGTACGAACGCGGAGTTTACAAGTACGGATTTCACGGTCTCTCCTACGAATATCTGCTCGGGGCTCTTGGAGAACAGGCGCAGGGAAAGCTGATCATGGCGCATCTGGGTAACGGTGCCAGCATGGTGGCCTGCCGAGATGGGGTGCCGCTTGACACTACCATGGGAATGACACCTCTAGGGGGCATCATGATGGGAACCCGCGCCGGCGATCTTGACCCAGGAGTGCTGATCTACCTGCTGCGCGAGGCTAACCTGAACGCAGAGTCTCTTGAGAAGCTTCTTGCTAAGGACAGTGGCCTTAAAGGGGTGTCTGGCGAGACTTCGGACATGAAGACTCTTCTTGAATTAAGGGCCCAGGGAAATGCCGAAGCCAGCTTGGCAGTGGAGATGTTCGCTTATATTGCTCGCAAGGCGGTGGGTGCTCTGGCGGCTGTGCTTGGTGGACTTGACTGCCTGGTCTTTACGGGAGGAATTGGTGAAAATGCGGCTGCTGTACGAGCATTGTTGTGCGAGGGTTTGGACTATCTAGGAGTCAGACTCGACCCGCGCAAGAATGCTCATGGGGAAACTGTCATAAGCAGTGATGATTCTTCCTGTCTGGTCATGGTCATTCCCACAAACGAGGAAATAGTGATTGCGCGTCACACTTTCGCTCTACTCTTCGGTTCCCGGTCTTCCCTAAAGGAGGGGACGCTATGA